agtctgatttttggcaTTCTTAGCTCGCTTCTTTTGCTCTGGCAGAGTTTACTTTTCTCTCGTCGTTCTGAACTCCCGTTTTGTAGCAGTGTTTTGCTTCGCCGGAGTCTCCAATGATTTCTGCCACTCCATCAGGCGTAGGGAATATTATCCTTTGATGGTAAGTCGAGGCCACTCCTTTGATCCCGTGGACCCAGGATCGCCCGACAATGGCTGTGTAGGGTGATAGTACATCTATCACACGGAACGTGGTTAGGGTGAGGATTTTTCCCACCTGGATTTCTAACGTTACCTCGCCCTTTGGGCGGGTTGATGACCCGTTGAAGCCAAATATGTTATAAACAGAGGGTATGAGACACTTGTCCCTGAGACCCAtttgtttgaatgtttcatagaaCAAAATTTCGACAGAATTACCTTCGTCGATCAAGATTCTGGGCAGTGCCCATGGTAGCGCTTTGGGATTTCCTTCCTCCCCCTCGTGCTCGGGGAGTGCAATGGCCATCGTGACCACCAGTGGATCGTTATGGTTTCGTCCTCCATCAGGTGCCTCCGAGGCTGAAAAGCTAATAGGcaatttcatccattcctccATTGGAGGTTCTCTGGCTACACTGAAAACTTCATCACCTTTAAAGTTTCGTTTGTGGATTCGCCCTGTAATATTTAATTCATGTATGGGATTGGTTATCGCCGAGTGTGATATAGTATTGCAACCTAAATATTATGCCTCGCGGGGATCTCCACACGATGTATGGGTGCCCCGGCGGTAGGCGGAATTGTTGGTTGTGCGATGTATTCTTGGAGCTTCCCCTCGTTGATCATATCTTGCAGTACCTTCTTTAAGTCCCTACACGAGTCTGTTGTGTGGCTGTGGAACTGGTGGAACTCGCAGAAGTCAGTTCTATTTTTAGTTCGTTCTGGTTGTTGGCCTCTGTTCCATGGGTAAATTATTTTGTGTTTTCCGTCGATCGTTTTGAGGATCTCGGACATGGGGGTGTTTAGCTTCGTGTAGACTACGTCTACGAACTTCCCCTTTTTTTGTTGGGCCTGGTCTCGCCCTTTCCATCCTCCAGTCCGATGCTTTTCCAACTGGGTTGATCCACTGTTGGATCGCCCCGCTCCGTGGGCTAGCGCCTGAGGGTTCTGTGGCTCTACCACATTTGCTCCTCTACTAGCTCGTTTTTCCATCTTGTCATAAGTTC
This is a stretch of genomic DNA from Papaver somniferum cultivar HN1 chromosome 1, ASM357369v1, whole genome shotgun sequence. It encodes these proteins:
- the LOC113347326 gene encoding uncharacterized protein LOC113347326, giving the protein MVPEYYAILGYKNSLRKTDPLFVRMYETMPKNLCKLREIQEDYVALEELKDGTYDKMEKRASRGANVVEPQNPQALAHGAGRSNSGSTQLEKHRTGGWKGRDQAQQKKGKFVDVVYTKLNTPMSEILKTIDGKHKIIYPWNRGQQPERTKNRTDFCEFHQFHSHTTDSCRDLKKVLQDMINEGKLQEYIAQPTIPPTAGAPIHRRIHKRNFKGDEVFSVAREPPMEEWMKLPISFSASEAPDGGRNHNDPLVVTMAIALPEHEGEEGNPKALPWALPRILIDEGNSVEILFYETFKQMGLRDKCLIPSVYNIFGFNGSSTRPKGEVTLEIQVGKILTLTTFRVIDVLSPYTAIVGRSWVHGIKGVASTYHQRIIFPTPDGVAEIIGDSGEAKHCYKTGVQNDERKVNSARAKEAS